From Hippoglossus stenolepis isolate QCI-W04-F060 chromosome 19, HSTE1.2, whole genome shotgun sequence, the proteins below share one genomic window:
- the LOC118098559 gene encoding piezo-type mechanosensitive ion channel component 2 isoform X2: MSSDLVVGLVFRILLPLTLTAACVLRYNGFSLVYVILLLLLPLLPDPASSTGNTSRCVMAVSVSSFLFLLLQSFFQLTTATLQPDYNCTSWQKALSQLGLVSLTGSDAGSAVRQVFPDVGVLFISLLTWRLIVRLNADIHTQSQQEEEEERQEEELMFEEDSVLGGGGVAEEDEEQDDEEDEEEEDGSRNRILVELESLVCKSRQMIGHMTTTGGKILLTALLGLTGIICPSLSSLPYLLCFQLLCTWWAWSGQVPPLLFRCVSVMSLVYCSSHFLLLYCYQLPSLQEAWPPNHTSTSVFGLVSLVSVDCSAPWRLHMNAELSWFHFLSPLTLLLLFHTVAALWRNQLIVGDERRGVKRVVSAVSGSSDIITATSNLSDEVIADITAERRRELWRAHDRPECTDVLSSSTNDSPSDSFTPHTQSTALGLDVYSVPQYSLSQSDTLETCVFEGDGWEEEGEVRSEVGGVSAASMAFSFLLKQSYICALISMMAWSITYVSWLTCVLLLWSCVLWMMRERRRYTLMSSPWLVAYGNLLVILQYIYSFPPIQEVPGLFPRKDVPCRELASKLLCLLTFWLLLRQALTEKSERQEDTKLSTITVHVEEPDLKKGEVSCEEVLLLGGAVQMEALVAVVTRMFVKYWIYVCGTMFFFVSFEGKIVLYKVIYMVMFLCCVALYQLNYERWRALLRGFWVAVVVYSMLVLILVYTFQFPSSPHTWSYYTGLSTHRLEDVGLEKFSLPVLFTRIFIPAAFLLVCIVHLHYFHEPFLQLTDLKTVVDTHNSIITRLVHSDGSLVDLSVGGAPQLLLEEEKRKGEREREREIEGEDKGIKEEEEEEEHYPCVFEKETLSDHITALVSWRLVVDRISVLFLRLLLSMQRLQRLIWWLLELHIVKIVSSYIIWVSVKEVCVFNMLFVLCVGVALPCRAWRPLLSGVCTVWTCVVTVCKMLYQLNVVQPIRYSSNCTMPDNSSTILSQSALYSGPVDPAQWVGLRKTDGKLLDYLRYNLMMLGLLAFEVTVYRHQQLYRLRHKKVPPPTRTLFPDITRRQLDDNVLSCLKYFLNYFFYKFGLETCFLLAVNVIGQRMDLFAVAHAFGLITVLSRRSRKCIASVWPKYCYFLSGLLCFQYLLCIGFPPAACADYPWRPPASNMDSNVVKWLFLPDHLTPPNPLFLLYDFLLLLGASLQLQVFEEELQSTVQILAGDNSELDGDDGQICDVLRRLRLNAVPDFTLGRSYLDMMKVIIFSYMFWFVLTIIFVTGTTRISIFCMGYLVACFYFLLVGGELLLKPVKSILVYWDCLIGYNVFVITMKNILSILACGFIKSLVLNHCWLIQLFSLACTIKGYTKPEQQSSKQCELPSDEAGIIWDGVCFCFLLLQRRVFRSHYFLYVVLDLQNTQLLASRGAELFEASTVKAVRARLEVEKTSMDLLKRQMERIKSRQQKFRRGKEKMLSLTQDSCHTDGQENKKGQKQKDWWRPWVNHASMVRSGDYYLFETDSEEEEDEEKKVEEKKEAEPEKSAFQFVYHAWITDSRTAMRARNNQKKLWEKNSSERRSRKEEKKGAAGVIEVTEETEDGEEEEEKEEGSDTVLHRLSNTLRFCWVLLSALLDSLTAWLSGLCQEHVDISTVLRIEHCMLTQQAKQGNLPTREAITVYYEEQMMKTSRESGLDYSSHDATVRGREGGGDEEGGRPDTDEEEAGGQTTKEKEEKPKTDSDDEDDPNSEQEPGLGSIGSDPHPETGSEDDPGGLQTTVSPPETEPEADGHNEPGEGPATVPAEDVPEGIVAKTSQRSRPKLSRMERVQSLSSLSSEEEKISRTHSCEDWNQPLPVDTRPTQTFTSTSSLLLPPSYSLAIGLDLHEEEVRETREDGPRRRRGEAESGFRKWLLTPRETNDFLFDSASTSCPLTSRTQELTASELLRNRTFYDDELEASDRFYGNQPQLLQLCYALYNILAARSETVCYLVIVLNHMVSASCLTLVLPVLVFLWAMLSVPRPSKTFWMTAIIYTEVTIVIKYFFQFGFFPFNQKLEVDRSKPFHPPNILGVEKKEGYVLYDLLQLLTLFYHRATLKCHGLWDQTISMEADTLRHHNHQTDSADCASSSDGVDLANTLRRRGRRRTRSSSTQLRSPAGSVSSRPQQFSRFDLLLQKLREVSIRVKEFSVSRCMSVYRPACQFFRALVQPEYSAVTDVYVLMFLADTVDFIIIVFGFWAFGKHSAAADITSSLSEDQVPEAFLVMVLIQFGTMVIDRALYLRKTVLGKLVFQVILVFGIHFWMFFILPTVTERRFNQNLVAQLWYFVKCVYFGLSAYQIRSGYPTRVLGNFLTKSHNYLNLFLFQGFRLVPFLTELRAVMDWVWTDTTLSLSSWICVEDVYAHCFVLKCWRESEKRYPQPRGQKKKRVVKYGMGGLIVLLLICIVWFPLLFMSLIKSVAGVVNRPLDISLTITLGGFQPIFTMSAQQNQLRDLTQEDFSSFVSSYSYTPSALQFLEAYTRDDVTVAELQGSSNSLWTISPPSRQYLSQVLNLDHFPLTLSWTIQRNLSLGAKVELASGKHVTYLDNETRLELIELLNGTRTLPVVIQEVFPCFIRAPSDSNAKPIQQLYADDRYKDILLALERSTNQSREVREWWIVDQPAASLVPVQAGASLKDKREAGLQLFVFSDKVSPPSLGFLAGYGIMGLYASVVLVIGKFVREFFSGISHSIMFEELPCVDRILKLCTDIFLVRETGELELEEELYAKLIFLYRSPETLIKWTRR, from the exons ATGTCCTCAGACCTGGTTGTGGGTCTGGTCTTCAGGATTCTGCTGCCGCTCACTCTGACTGCAG CGTGTGTGTTGCGGTACAATGGATTCTCTCTGGTCTAcgtcatcctgctgctgctgctgccactgctgcctGACCCGGCCTCCTCCACAG GTAACACGAGTCGCTGTGTGATGGCCGTGAGTGTGTccagcttcctcttcctgttaCTGCAGTCGTTCTTCCAGCTGACGACAGCGACGCTGCAGCCCGATTACAACT GTACATCATGGCAAAAAGCTCTCAGTCAGCTTGGCCTGGTGAG tctgacaggaagtgatgcaggctctgcagtgagacaggtgtTTCCAGATGTTGGCGTGTTGTTCATCAGTCTGTTGACCTGGAGGCTGATTGTGAGACTGAACGccgacatacacacacag tctcagcaggaggaagaggaggagcgtCAGGAGGAAGAGCtaatgtttgaggaggactctgtgctgggaggggggggggtagcagaagaggatgaagaacaggatgatgaagaggatgaagaagaggaggacggcAGCAGAAACAGGATTCTGGTTGAACTCGAATCACTGGTTTGTAAAAGCAGACAGATGATTGGACACATGACAACGACGGGAGGGAAAATTCTGCTGACGGCTCTGCTGGGTCTCACAG GTATCATAtgcccctccctctcctccctcccttacCTGCTCTGTTTCCAGTTGTTGTGCACCTGGTGGGCGTGGTCGGGTCAGGTCCCACCCCTCctcttcaggtgtgtgtctgtgatgtcactggTCTACTGCTCCTcccacttcctgctcctctACTGCTACCAGCTGCCGTCCCTACAGGAGGCGTGGCCTCCCAACCACACCTCcaccag TGTGTTTGGCCTGGTGTCTCTGGTGTCGGTGGactgcagcgccccctggaggctgcaCATGAATGCTGAGCTCAGCTGGTTTCACTTCCTCAGTCCTCTGACgcttctgctgctctttcacacGGTGGCGGCGCTGTGGAGGAACCAG CTGATCGTTGGTGACGAGAGGCGAGGCGTGAAGAGGGTGGTGTCAGCAGTCAGCGGGagcagtgacatcatcaccGCCACCAGTAACCTGAGTGATGAGGTCATCGCtgacatcacagcagagaggcGGAGAGAGCTGTGGAGAGCTCACGATCGACCTGAGTGCACAGAC GTGCTGTCGTCGTCGACCAATGACAGCCCCTCTGACTCTTTTACCCCGCACACACAGAGTACTGCCCTGGGATTGGATGTTTACTCTGTGCCTCAATActctctcagccaatcag ACACCTTGGAAACGTGTGTTTTTGAAGGTGAcggatgggaggaggagggggaggtaaGGAGCGAGGTGGGCGGAGTCAGTGCAGCCTCCATGGCGTTCAgcttcctcctcaaacagagTTACATCTGTGCTCTGATCTCCATGATGGCGTGGTCCATCACATACGTGTCCTGGCTAACgtgtgtcctgctgctgtggtcaTGTGTCCTCTGGATGATGCGAGAGCGTCGCCGGTACACACTGATGTCATCACCATGGTTGGTTGCCTATGGCAACTTGCTGGTCATCTTACAGTACATCTACAGCTTCCCTCCGATCCAGGAAGTCCCCGGACTGTTCCCCAGAAAAGACGTCCCCTGCAGGGAGCTCGCCTCTAAg TTGTTGTGTCTTCTGACcttctggctgctgctgcgtcagGCGCTGACTGAGAAGAGCGAGAGACAGGAGGACACAAAGCTGTCTACCATCACTGTCCATGTGGAGG AGCCTGACCTGAAGAAGGGGGAGGTGTCATGCGAGGAGGTGTTGCTCCTGGGGGGAGCCGTTCAGATGGAAGCTCTGGTTGCCGTGGTAACCAGGATGTTTGTTAAATACTGGATCTACGTCTGCGGAACGATGTTCTTCTTCGTTAGTTTTGAAGGAAAAATCGTTCTCTATAAAGTCATCTACATGGTGATGTTCCTGTGCTGCGTCGCCCTGTACCAG TTGAATTATGAGCGCTGGCGTGCCTTGCTCAGGGGATTCTGGGTAGCTGTGGTGGTCTACTCCATGCTGGTTCTGATCCTGGTCTACACCTTTCAATTTCCCTCATCCCCCCACACCTGGAGTTATTACACTGGACTCAgtacacacag GTTGGAGGATGTTGGTTTGGAGAAGTTCTCACTTCCGGTTCTTTTCACCAGGATCTTCATTCCTGCTGCGTTCTTACTG GTGTGTATAGTTCACCTGCATTACTTCCATGAGCCGTTCCTGCAGCTGACCGACCTGAAGACTGTGGtggacacacacaacagcatcatCACCAG gttggTTCACTCTGATGGCAGCCTGGTCGACCtgtcagtgggcggagctcctcagctcctcctggaggaagagaagagaaaaggagagagggagagagagagagagatagagggagaagATAAGGGgataaaggaggaagaggaggaagaggaacattacccctgtgtgtttgaaaaGGAAACCCTTTCTGACCACATAACAG CGCTGGTCTCCTGGAGGTTGGTGGTGGATCGAATCTCTGTGTTGTTCCtgcgcctcctcctctccatgcAGCGACTGCAGCGCCTCATCTGGTGGCTCCTGGAATTACACATTGTCAAGATTGTTTCCTCCTACATCATCTGGGTCTCTGTGAAAGAG gtgtgtgtcttTAACATGCTGTTTGTGCTATGTGTGGGCGTGGCTCTGCCCTGCAGGGCGTGGCGCCCCCTACTGTCAGGAGTCTGTACAGTTTGGACCTGTGTGGTGACTGTTTGTAAGATGTTATACCAACTCAACGTcgttcagccaatcagatacTCGTCCAACTGCACCatg cCAGATAACTCCAGCACCATCCTGTCTCAATCTGCTCTGTACTCTGGTCCAGTTGACCCCGCCCAGTGGGTCGGGCTTCGCAAAACAGACGGAAAACTGCTCGACTACCTGAGG TATAACCTGATGATGTTAGGACTGTTAGCATTCGAGGTGACTGTTTACCGACACCAGCAACTCTACCGTCTCCGTCACAAGAAAGTCCCGCCCCCTACCAGAACGCTGTTTCCTGACATCACCAGGCGTCAGCTGGACGACAATGTTCTGAGTTGCCTTAAATATTTCCTCAACTATTTCTTCTACAAGTTTGGACTGGAG ACCTGCTTCCTGTTGGCTGtaaatgtgattggtcagcgGATGGATCTGTTTGCCGTAGCCCATGCCTTTGGCCTCATCACTGTCCTATCACGTCGCAGCAGGAAGTGCATTGCCTCAGTGTGGCCAAAATACTGCTACTTCCTGTCTGGGTTGTTGTGTTTCCAGTACCTTCTGTGTATCGGTTTCCCTCCTGCTGCCTGTGCAG ATTATCCTTGGAGACCTCCGGCCTCCAACATGGACTCTAACGTGGTGAAATGGCTCTTCCTTCCTGATCACCTGACACCACCCAacccactcttcctcctct ATGATTTCTTGCTCCTCCTTGGGGCGTCGCTGCAGTTGCAGGTGTTTGAGGAGGAGCTTCAGTCGACGGTTCAGATCCTCGCAGGCGACAACAGTGAGCTGGACGGAGACGACGGACAGATCTGTGATGTCCTCAGACGACTCCGGCTCAACGCGGTTCCTGATTTCACGCTGGGCAG GTCTTACCTGGACATGATGAAGGTCATCATCTTCAGCTACATGTTCTGGTTTGTTCTCACCATCATTTTCGTCACTGGGACAACGAG GATCAGTATCTTCTGTATGGGTTACCTGGTCGCCTGCTTCTACTTCCTGTTGGTCGGAGGAGAACTGTTACTAAAACCAGTTAAATCCATCCTGGTTTACTGGGACTGTCTGATCGGCTACAACGTGTTTGTCATCACCATGAAAAATATTCTGTCG ATCCTGGCGTGTGGTTTCATCAAGTCGTTGGTGTTGAATCACTGTTGGCTGATTCAGCTCTTCAGTCTGGCGTGCACCATCAAAGGATACACCAAAC cggagcagcagagcagtAAACAGTGTGAGTTACCGAGCGACGAGGCGGGTATCATCTGGGACggagtctgtttctgtttcctgttgttgcaAAGACGAGTCTTCAGGAGTCACTACTTCCTGTATGTGGTCTTGGACCTGCAGAACACACAACTACTGGCCTCCAG ggGGGCGGAGCTCTTCGAGGCATCAACAGTGAAAGCTGTCAGAGCGAGACTGGAAGTGGAGAAGACGTCTATGGACCTGCtgaagagaca GATGGAAAGGATCAAGTCTCGACAGCAGAAGTTTcgcagaggaaaagagaaaatgttgagtTTAACTCAGGACAGCTGCCACACCGACG GTCAAGAAAACAAGAAGGGTCAGAAGCAGAAGGACTGGTGGAGGCCCTGGGTAAACCACGCCTCAA tggTGAGGAGTGGGGACTACTACCTGTTtgagacagacagtgaggaagaggaggatgaagaaaagaaggtggaagagaagaaggaggcgGAGCCTGAGAAGTCAGCCTTCCAG TTTGTTTACCACGCCTGGATAACAGATTCCAGAACAGCAATGAGAGCTcgaaacaaccagaagaaacTGTGGGAGAAGAATTCCTCTGAAcgaaggagcaggaaggaggagaagaaaggag caGCTGGAGTCATAGAAGTgacggaggagacggaggatggtgaagaggaagaggagaaagaggagggttCAG ACACAGTGTTGCATCGGCTCTCCAACACACTGCGGTTCTGTTGGGTTCTGCTGTCGGCTCTGCTGGACTCTCTGACTGCCTGGCTCAGCGGTTTGTGTCAGGAACACGTTGACATCTCCACCGTCCTCCGCATCGAGCACTGCATGCTAACACAACAGGCCAAACAG GGTAACTTGCCCACTAGAGAGGCAATCACCGTTTACTACGAAGAGcagatgatgaaaacatcaaGAGAGTCGGGTCTGGACTACagttcccatgatgcaacagtgagaggaagagaggggggaggagatgaagagggaggACGTCCTGAtacagatgaagaagaagctggaggtCAAACAaccaaagagaaagaagagaaacccAAAACAGACTCAGACGATGAGGACGATCCAAATTCTGAACAAGAACCAGGACTAGGATCAATCGGTTCAGACCCGCATCCTGAAACTGGATCCGAAGACGACCCAGGTGGACTACAGACCACAGTAAGTCCACCTGAAACAGAACCAGAAGCAGATGGTCATAATGAACCAGGAGAAGGGCCAGCAACAGTCCCAGCAGAAGATGTCCCAGAAGGCATAGTGGCTAAAACCAGCCAAAGATCACGACCCAAACTGTCCAGGATGGAGAGGGTCCAGTCTCTGTCGTCTTTATcgtcagaggaagaaaagatcAGCCGCACACACAG CTGTGAAGATTGGAACCAGCCACTTCCTGTTGACACACGGCCAACGCAGACCTTCACTagcacctcctccctcctcctccccccctcctaCAGCCTCGCAATCGGGCTCGACCTCcatgaggaggaagtgagggagacgagggaggatggaccgaggaggaggagaggggaggcgGAGTCAGGATTTAGGAAGTGGCTGCTGACTCCCAGGGAAACCAACGACTTTCTGTTTGACTCggcctccacttcctgtccgcTGACGTCTCGTACTCAGGAGCTGACAGCGAGCGAGCTGCTGAGGAACAG gacTTTCTATGATGATGAGCTGGAGGCATCAGACCGTTTCTATGGAAACCAGcctcagctgctccagctgtgCTACGCCCTCTACAACATCCTGGCAGCCAG GTCGGAGactgtgtgttacctggtcatCGTTCTGAACCACATGGTGTCCGCCAGCTGTCTGACATTAGTACTTCCGGTTCTGGTGTTTCTCTGGGCGATGCTGTCCGTCCCTCGACCCAGTAAGACCTTCTGGATGACGGCCATCATCTACACTgag GTTACCATCGTCATCAAGTATTTCTTCCAGTTCGGTTTCTTCCCATTTAACCAGAAGCTGGAGGTGGACCGATCCAAACCGTTTCACCCCCCAAACATCCTCGGAGTGGAGAAGAAGGAAGGCTACGTCCTGTAcgacctgctgcagctgctcacgTTATTCTACCACAGAGCCACACTCAAG tgcCACGGACTCTGGGATCAGACCATTAGCATGGAAGCCGACACCCTCCGTCACCACAACCACCAGACTGACTCTGCTGACTGTGCCTCCTCCAGTGACGGGGTTGACCTCGCCAACACACTCCGACGGCGAGGCAGGAGACGAACGcgctccagctccacccagtTGCGCTCTCCTGCAG gcaGTGTGAGTTCCAGACCTCAGCAGTTCAGCAGGtttgatctgctgctgcagaaactcAGAGAAGTTTCCATCAGAGTCAAGGAGTTCTCTGTTAGCAG gtgtaTGTCAGTTTACCGTCCGGCCTGTCAGTTCTTCAGAGCTCTCGTCCAACCAGAGTACAGCGCCGTCACCGACGTTTATGTCCTCATGTTCCTCGCAGACACCGTCgacttcatcatcatcgtcttTGGCTTCTGGGCTTTTGGA AAACACTCGGCGGCTgctgacatcacttcctccctctcagaAGATCAGGTTCCTGAAGCGTTCTTGGTGATGGTGTTGATCCAGTTTG ggaCCATGGTGATAGACAGGGCTCTGTATTTGAGGAAGACAGTTTTGGGGAAGTTAGTGTTTCAGGTGATTCTGGTTTTTGGGATCCACTTCTGGATGTTCTTCATCCTGCCGACTGTCACCGAGAG ACGTTTCAATCAGAACCTGGTGGCTCAGCTCTGGTACTTTGTGAAGTGCGTGTACTTTGGTCTGTCGGCCTATCAGATTCGATCTGGTTACCCAACACGAGTTCTGGGAAACTTCCTGACAAAGAGTCACAACTACCTCAACCTGTTCCTGTTCCAGGG gTTCCGTCTGGTTCCCTTCCTGACAGAGTTGAGGGCGGTGATGGACTGGGTCTGGACGGACACcactttgtctctgtcctcaTGGATCTGTGTGGAGGATGTTTACGCCCACTGCTTCGTCTTAAAGTGCTGGAGGGAGtcagagaag aggTACCCTCAGCCTCGGGGGCAGAAGAAGAAGCGGGTGGTGAAGTACGGGATGGGCGGCCTCATCGTTCTCTTACTCATCTGCATCGTGTGGTTCCCGCTGCTCTTCATGTCGCTCATTAAATCTGTGGCTGGAGTCGTGAACCGGCCGCTCGACATCTCTCTGACCATCACGCTCGGAGGCTTCCAG CCCATCTTCACCATGAGTGCACAGCAGAATCAGCTCAGGGATTTGACTCAGGAAGACTTCAGCTCTTTCGTCAGCTCCTACAGTTACACACCC AGTGCCTTGCAGTTCCTCGAGGCGTACACACGTGACGACGTGACGGTGGCGGAGCTGCAGGGCAGCAGTAACTCGCTGTGGACCATCAGTCCGCCCAGCAGACAGTACCTGAGCCAGGTGCTCAACCTCGACCACTTCCCCCTCACCCTGTCCTGGACGATTCAGAG gaaCCTGAGTCTGGGGGCAAAGGTGGAGCTTGCATCAGGTAAACATGTGACTTACCTGGACAATGAGACTCGCCTGGAGCTGATCGAGCTGCTGAACGGGACCAGGACACTTCCTGT ggtGATACAGGAAGTGTTTCCATGTTTCATCCGAGCTCCGAGCGACTCCAATGCCAAACCAATCCAACAACTTTACGCAg ATGACCGCTACAAGGACATCTTGTTGGCTCTGGAGAGGTCGACTAATCAGAGTAGAGAGGTCCGGGAGTGGTGGATTGTCGACCAACCGGCTGCCAGCTTAGTGCCAGTTCAGGCCGGGGCTTCCCTGAAGGACAAGAGGGAGGCGGGgcttcagctgtttgtgttcagtGATAAAGTCAGTCCTCCGAGTCTCGGCTTCTTGGCTGGATATGG CATCATGGGATTGTATGCGTCAGTGGTTCTGGTGATCGGGAAGTTCGTCAGAGAATTCTTCAGCGGGATCAGTCACTCGATCATGTTCGAGGAGCTGCCCTGTGTCGACCGCATCCTCAAACTCTGCACCGACATCTTCCTG gtgagagagacaggtgagctgGAGTTAGAGGAGGAGCTTTACGCCAAACTGATCTTCTTGTATCGATCACCTGAGACTCTGATCAAATGGACACGgcgatga